Proteins encoded by one window of Microcoleus sp. FACHB-68:
- a CDS encoding SDR family oxidoreductase, whose translation MPVEEKQQPPQHQDRQPGLESEMTPQPKADDSKYKGSGKLLGKVALITGGDSGIGRAVAIMYAKEGAKVAIGYLNEDEDAQETKRLVEEHNTECLTIAGDIGDEKFCQQAVQQTIDTFGKLDILVNNAAEQHPQQSITDITAEQLERTFRTNIFSMFYLTKAALPHLKEGSAIINTTSVTAYQGNPQLLDYSSTKGAIVAFTRSLSQSLVEKGIRVNGVAPGPIWTPLIPSTFSEEKVESFGQQVPMKRAGQPEEVAPSYVFLASDDSSYMSGQILHPNGGKVVNG comes from the coding sequence ATGCCAGTCGAAGAAAAGCAACAGCCGCCACAGCATCAAGACCGGCAGCCAGGTCTTGAATCTGAGATGACGCCGCAACCCAAAGCCGATGATTCCAAATACAAAGGCAGCGGCAAATTACTCGGTAAAGTCGCACTGATCACCGGCGGCGATAGCGGTATTGGTCGCGCTGTGGCGATTATGTATGCCAAAGAAGGTGCAAAGGTCGCCATTGGCTACCTCAACGAGGACGAAGACGCACAAGAAACAAAACGCCTGGTGGAAGAACATAATACCGAGTGCCTCACCATTGCCGGCGACATTGGCGACGAAAAATTCTGCCAGCAAGCGGTGCAACAGACGATTGACACCTTTGGTAAACTCGATATTCTCGTCAACAACGCTGCTGAACAGCACCCGCAACAAAGTATTACGGACATCACTGCTGAGCAGTTAGAACGCACCTTCCGCACGAATATTTTCTCGATGTTTTACCTGACGAAGGCAGCGCTGCCACACCTCAAAGAAGGAAGCGCGATTATCAACACAACGTCAGTAACTGCTTATCAAGGAAACCCGCAACTGCTTGATTATTCTTCCACGAAAGGGGCAATTGTTGCCTTTACCCGCTCTCTGTCGCAATCGTTGGTAGAGAAAGGTATTCGCGTTAATGGCGTGGCTCCTGGCCCTATCTGGACGCCTCTCATTCCCTCTACTTTCTCAGAAGAAAAAGTTGAGAGTTTCGGTCAGCAAGTGCCGATGAAGCGAGCCGGTCAGCCAGAAGAAGTTGCGCCTAGCTACGTGTTTTTAGCCTCGGATGACTCTTCTTATATGTCGGGTCAGATTTTGCACCCCAACGGCGGCAAAGTTGTGAATGGCTAA
- a CDS encoding DUF2243 domain-containing protein yields the protein MNQQGNVGGTLIAAGILLGMGAAGFFDGIVLHEILQWHQMLTSVMPPTSLSNVKENMVWDGFFHAGVYLINCVGIWLLWRAGKQGEVPASFSTFGGALLIGAGGFNLIEGLIDHQILGVHHVKSGPNQLAWDLGFLVISALLVAAGWILLQRRQSDVTA from the coding sequence ATGAATCAACAAGGAAATGTAGGCGGAACGCTGATAGCAGCCGGCATCCTGCTTGGCATGGGTGCAGCCGGCTTTTTTGATGGAATTGTGCTGCACGAAATCTTACAATGGCACCAAATGTTAACAAGTGTGATGCCGCCGACCAGTCTTTCTAATGTGAAAGAAAATATGGTGTGGGACGGCTTTTTTCATGCGGGGGTGTACCTGATTAACTGCGTGGGAATTTGGTTGCTGTGGCGTGCCGGCAAGCAGGGTGAGGTGCCGGCATCGTTTAGCACTTTCGGAGGTGCCTTGCTGATTGGTGCCGGTGGGTTTAATCTGATCGAAGGTTTAATCGACCACCAAATATTAGGCGTCCATCATGTCAAATCAGGGCCAAACCAACTCGCATGGGATTTGGGATTTCTGGTAATTAGTGCGCTGCTGGTTGCTGCCGGCTGGATTTTATTACAGCGCCGGCAGAGTGATGTCACGGCGTAA
- a CDS encoding hemerythrin domain-containing protein, which translates to MPVTLEDTKRQAIATKLADMKAVQNLIISNDQALLNACSDQDIAQRVRDMLEDDQKNLGILDTVIVQYGVKAEPKQTTQELIEKTQKLMEGSELTVYEKFSQHELLKHAQTMKGLLVHKAAQVVGADIEAAITPLNTVNFENRAHQEQLKGILEILGVRELTGKDPDQGIWARVQDAVAAFTGVAGSVVSRTDDEMSIRDLIRMDHTKVNTLFMQIQGTDDPQKLQEYFGQIYKDLSAHSEAEEQIVYPAVRSYYQQTQDLYNEQAEMKQMLEQIKSLNPSAPDFKNNVQRLMDAVMHHVRQEETEMFPLIRDNFSDEQQKQMATEFKTAKSQVQDQFAASSK; encoded by the coding sequence ATGCCAGTGACTCTTGAAGACACCAAGCGTCAAGCAATTGCCACTAAATTGGCAGATATGAAAGCGGTGCAAAACCTGATCATATCCAACGACCAAGCTCTTTTAAATGCTTGTAGCGATCAAGATATTGCCCAGCGCGTGCGGGATATGCTTGAAGATGATCAAAAAAATCTGGGCATTCTTGACACCGTGATTGTTCAGTATGGTGTTAAAGCAGAGCCAAAACAAACAACCCAAGAGTTGATTGAGAAGACTCAGAAACTGATGGAAGGTTCTGAGCTGACTGTTTATGAGAAGTTCTCTCAGCACGAACTGCTCAAGCACGCTCAAACCATGAAAGGGCTGTTAGTTCACAAAGCCGCTCAGGTTGTTGGCGCTGACATTGAAGCCGCTATCACTCCTTTAAATACAGTTAACTTTGAAAACCGCGCTCATCAAGAACAACTCAAAGGAATTTTAGAAATTCTGGGTGTTCGTGAGCTAACCGGCAAAGATCCGGATCAAGGTATTTGGGCACGAGTTCAAGACGCAGTTGCCGCCTTTACAGGTGTCGCCGGCAGCGTTGTTTCTCGCACCGATGATGAGATGAGCATTCGCGATCTCATTCGCATGGATCACACCAAAGTCAACACCCTCTTCATGCAAATTCAAGGGACTGATGATCCTCAAAAGCTGCAAGAATATTTCGGTCAAATTTACAAGGATTTGAGCGCTCACTCTGAAGCCGAAGAGCAAATTGTCTACCCCGCAGTGCGTTCTTACTATCAACAGACGCAAGACTTGTACAACGAGCAAGCTGAAATGAAGCAGATGCTCGAACAAATCAAGTCTTTGAACCCCTCTGCGCCGGACTTCAAGAACAATGTTCAGCGGCTGATGGATGCAGTGATGCACCACGTTCGTCAAGAAGAAACTGAAATGTTCCCGCTAATTCGTGACAACTTCAGCGACGAACAGCAAAAGCAAATGGCTACCGAGTTCAAGACAGCAAAAAGCCAGGTTCAAGACCAATTTGCAGCTTCTAGCAAGTAA
- the dprA gene encoding DNA-processing protein DprA, with protein sequence MEERAYWLAWSKVAGVGPVFLRRLQQHFGTLATAWEATPAALGQVEGFGRNTVERVVQGRAQIQPDKLLQQHQQQNPCFWTPADPDYPRLLLETPNPPPVLYCRGQFDLQENLGQTPMVAIVGTREPSEYGKRWTRKISTALAKSGFTIVSGLAAGIDTEAHQGCLDAGGRTLAILGTGVDIVYPPRNRLLYEAILKQGAVLSEYPAGIGPDRAHFPQRNRIIAGLSRAVLVMEAPTKSGALITAHLANDFCRDVYVLPGSLDNPNSLGCLGLLSKGAQVILNEGHLLEMLGAMPPIDATTEAVHPVSGQLSLFEQVPMPQLEPELAKVLQVVPAEPTSLDLIVQEAGLAAGSVSSALLQLELLGLVTQLPGMRYQRS encoded by the coding sequence GTGGAAGAACGCGCATACTGGCTAGCCTGGTCAAAAGTTGCCGGTGTGGGTCCTGTGTTTCTCAGACGCCTGCAACAGCACTTTGGCACCCTGGCAACCGCTTGGGAAGCCACACCGGCAGCGTTGGGACAAGTGGAAGGATTTGGACGAAATACGGTTGAACGCGTCGTGCAAGGGCGAGCGCAAATCCAGCCAGACAAATTGCTACAACAGCACCAACAACAAAATCCCTGTTTCTGGACGCCGGCAGATCCCGACTATCCCCGCCTGCTGCTAGAAACGCCCAACCCGCCGCCGGTTCTGTACTGCCGGGGACAATTTGACCTCCAAGAGAATCTCGGACAAACACCGATGGTGGCGATTGTGGGCACCCGCGAACCGTCTGAATATGGCAAACGCTGGACGCGCAAAATCAGTACGGCTTTGGCAAAAAGTGGCTTTACGATTGTTTCTGGACTGGCAGCCGGCATCGATACAGAAGCGCATCAAGGCTGTTTGGATGCCGGTGGGCGCACTCTGGCGATTTTGGGCACCGGCGTTGATATCGTCTATCCGCCGCGTAACCGGCTTCTGTACGAGGCAATTCTGAAGCAGGGAGCGGTTTTAAGTGAGTATCCAGCCGGAATCGGGCCAGATCGTGCCCACTTTCCCCAGCGCAATCGAATTATTGCCGGTTTGAGTCGGGCAGTGCTGGTGATGGAAGCGCCAACGAAATCGGGTGCTTTAATTACCGCACACTTGGCAAACGACTTTTGTCGTGATGTTTATGTACTGCCGGGATCGCTCGATAATCCTAACTCGCTAGGTTGTTTGGGGTTGTTGAGTAAGGGCGCACAAGTGATTTTAAATGAAGGTCATCTATTAGAAATGCTGGGCGCGATGCCACCGATAGATGCCACTACAGAAGCAGTACATCCTGTATCTGGACAATTGTCGTTATTTGAGCAAGTGCCGATGCCGCAGTTGGAACCAGAACTCGCTAAAGTCTTGCAAGTTGTGCCGGCGGAACCAACATCATTAGATTTAATTGTGCAAGAAGCGGGCTTAGCGGCTGGATCGGTTTCTAGTGCTTTATTGCAACTAGAATTGTTGGGCTTGGTAACTCAATTACCGGGGATGCGATATCAGCGTTCTTAG
- a CDS encoding GNAT family protein: MIKIELQPFERDDFARLIGWITSADLIQQWAPSTFTYPLDDNQLEKYIQTSQGEKPTKKIFKAVDTHTFAVVGHIELDRIDLQNRSGTVSRVLVGEASLRGQGIGTQMVKKLLQFGFEELKLHRISIGVFDFNIAGVSCYEKVGFVKEGYFRDAYKAGDKYWSYYVMSILESEWKSSDV, from the coding sequence ATGATAAAAATTGAATTGCAACCGTTTGAGCGCGATGATTTCGCCCGATTAATAGGTTGGATCACCTCTGCGGATCTAATCCAGCAATGGGCACCTTCAACTTTCACTTATCCATTAGATGACAATCAACTGGAAAAATATATTCAAACGTCCCAGGGAGAGAAACCTACTAAAAAAATATTTAAAGCGGTAGATACTCATACCTTCGCAGTCGTGGGTCACATCGAACTTGATAGAATTGATCTGCAAAATAGGTCTGGCACAGTTTCCAGAGTTTTAGTGGGTGAAGCTTCCCTACGAGGACAAGGAATTGGAACTCAAATGGTGAAAAAACTTTTGCAATTCGGATTTGAAGAATTAAAGCTGCACCGCATTTCTATTGGAGTGTTTGATTTTAACATAGCAGGAGTTTCTTGTTACGAAAAAGTCGGGTTTGTGAAAGAAGGATATTTTCGAGATGCTTATAAAGCCGGTGATAAATATTGGAGCTATTACGTGATGAGCATTCTCGAATCCGAGTGGAAATCGTCAGACGTTTAA